From a single Sporosarcina oncorhynchi genomic region:
- a CDS encoding pentapeptide repeat-containing protein gives MKDKRQKPKLSADLQLIRPGDIWSREGFIEQVRIEGGVMPDAEDERLVFDNCLFKDVSFASGNWRGMEFVDCRFERCDFSNVHLEKAMLHRCEIVNSKLTGADLSNSTIGHMLIDDCDVRYSNFNFASMKEVEFANSSIEDSDFYECTFKPVRFKKCKLHNANFSETDLNGVDLSDNTYDRIEVSLSKIVGCVVSNEQAIGFARMLGLTVNEE, from the coding sequence GTGAAAGATAAGCGCCAGAAGCCGAAGCTATCGGCGGATCTTCAGCTGATTCGGCCGGGGGATATTTGGAGTAGGGAAGGGTTTATTGAACAAGTGCGTATTGAAGGTGGAGTAATGCCGGATGCGGAAGATGAACGGCTAGTTTTCGATAATTGCTTGTTTAAGGATGTGTCGTTTGCATCGGGTAATTGGCGCGGGATGGAGTTCGTCGATTGCCGATTTGAGCGCTGTGATTTCTCTAATGTTCATTTGGAGAAAGCGATGCTGCATCGATGTGAAATTGTTAACTCTAAATTGACGGGAGCCGATCTGTCCAATTCTACTATCGGACATATGCTTATTGACGATTGTGATGTGCGTTATTCGAATTTCAATTTCGCGAGCATGAAGGAAGTAGAATTTGCGAACTCGAGTATTGAAGATAGTGACTTCTACGAATGTACCTTCAAGCCGGTTCGTTTCAAAAAATGCAAACTGCATAATGCGAACTTCTCGGAAACAGATCTGAACGGCGTTGATCTGTCGGATAATACATATGACCGTATCGAAGTTTCGCTAAGCAAAATTGTAGGGTGTGTCGTTTCTAATGAACAAGCCATCGGATTTGCGCGTATGCTTGGTTTAACGGTGAATGAAGAATGA